Proteins encoded by one window of Lathyrus oleraceus cultivar Zhongwan6 chromosome 1, CAAS_Psat_ZW6_1.0, whole genome shotgun sequence:
- the LOC127100548 gene encoding annexin D5, whose translation MATLILPPIPPSPRDDAMQLYRAFKGFGCDTTAVINILAHRDAAQRAYLQHEYKATYSEELSKRLVSELSGKLETAVLLWLHDPAGRDAEIIRQSLIVDRSLVAATEVICSRTPSQLQHLKQLYHSKFGVYLEHEIKANTSGDLQKILLKYISTPRHEGPEVNREVAQKDAKVLFKAGEKKLGTDEKTFVQIFSERSSAHLAAVSSYYHDMYGHSLKKAVKNEASGNFGLALLTITECANNPAKYFAKVLYKAMKGMGTNDDTLIRVIVSRTEIDMQYIKAEYSKKYKKTLNDAVHSETSGNYRAFLLALLGPNH comes from the exons ATGGCTACACTGATTCTACCTCCCATTCCTCCTTCTCCTAGAGATGATGCTATGCAACTTTACCGTGCTTTCAAAG GATTTGGGTGTGACACAACTGCTGTCATCAATATTCTTGCTCATCGAGACGCCGCGCAGCGTGCCTACCTTCAACACGAATACAAAGCAACCTATTCTGAGGAGCTTTCGAAACGCTTAGTTTCAGAGCTAAGTGGAAAGTTAGAG ACTGCAGTTCTGCTTTGGTTGCATGACCCTGCCGGGCGTGATGCGGAAATCATTAGGCAGTCTCTAATTGTTGACAGAAGCCTTGTAGCTGCTACGGAAGTAATATGTTCGCGCACTCCGTCCCAGCTACAACATTTAAAACAGCTCTACCATTCAAAGTTTGGTGTTTATCTCGAGCATGAAATCAAAGCAAACACTTCTGGGGATCTTCAAAAG ATCTTGCTTAAATATATAAGCACCCCTCGCCACGAAGGCCCCGAGGTTAACAGAGAAGTTGCTCAGAAGGATGCAAAGGTCCTCTTCAAAGCAGGCGAGAAGAAACTAGGAACGGACGAAAAGACTTTTGTTCAAATATTCAGTGAACGAAGCAGCGCGCATTTGGCTGCTGTCAGTTCTTATTATCATGACATGTATGGTCACTCATTGAAGAAG GCCGTAAAGAATGAAGCATCCGGGAATTTCGGTCTTGCACTTTTGACAATAACTGAATGTGCTAATAATCCAGCAAAGTATTTTGCAAAG GTGTTGTATAAGGCAATGAAAGGTATGGGGACTAACGATGACACACTGATAAGGGTAATTGTATCAAGGACTGAGATTGATATGCAATATATCAAAGCTGAATATTCAAAGAAGTACAAGAAGACACTAAATGATGCAGTACATTCGGAAACATCGGGCAACTATAGAGCTTTTCTTCTCGCACTTTTGGGTCCCAATCATTAG